The candidate division KSB1 bacterium genome has a segment encoding these proteins:
- a CDS encoding PfkB family carbohydrate kinase: protein MSVVVVGSVALDSVETPAGKVEEALGGSALYFAAAASLLAPVKVVGVVGQDFDHRQIEFLRQRGVDFEGLEVQEGKTFRWGGVYHSNLNERTTLFTHLNVFEGFSPKIPTSYVDSPFLFLANIHPKLQREVLDQMRRPRFVAMDTMNYWITGSPEELRQVLRRVDLLVINDEEARQLTGLYPLAQAASAIQAMGPKAVVIKKGEHGALLFHGKRAFSAPAYPLARVVDPTGAGDTFAGGLMGYLAWKGDTSFETLKQAVMVGTALASFCVEDFSLSGLERITLADVQQRLQDLYELTRFEIDLA, encoded by the coding sequence ATGAGCGTGGTCGTGGTCGGTTCGGTGGCCCTGGACAGCGTGGAGACGCCCGCGGGAAAGGTCGAGGAGGCGCTCGGCGGCTCTGCCCTCTACTTCGCCGCTGCCGCAAGTCTCCTGGCGCCAGTCAAAGTCGTCGGGGTGGTCGGCCAAGATTTTGACCACCGGCAGATCGAGTTCCTCCGGCAGCGGGGCGTCGACTTCGAAGGCCTTGAAGTACAGGAGGGGAAAACCTTCCGCTGGGGAGGCGTGTACCACTCGAATCTCAACGAGCGAACAACGCTGTTCACGCACCTCAACGTGTTCGAAGGCTTCTCCCCCAAGATCCCCACAAGCTACGTCGACTCCCCGTTCCTTTTCCTGGCCAACATCCACCCCAAACTCCAGCGCGAGGTGCTGGACCAGATGCGACGGCCGCGCTTTGTGGCCATGGACACAATGAACTACTGGATCACTGGATCCCCGGAGGAACTCCGCCAGGTTCTGCGCCGGGTGGATCTTCTGGTCATCAACGACGAGGAGGCTCGCCAGCTCACCGGTCTGTATCCTCTTGCTCAGGCCGCCTCTGCCATCCAAGCCATGGGACCCAAGGCCGTGGTCATTAAGAAGGGCGAGCACGGAGCTCTCCTGTTCCATGGAAAGAGAGCCTTCTCTGCGCCTGCCTACCCGCTGGCGCGGGTGGTGGATCCAACGGGCGCCGGCGATACCTTTGCGGGCGGCCTGATGGGCTACCTGGCCTGGAAAGGAGACACGAGTTTCGAAACCCTGAAGCAGGCCGTGATGGTGGGAACCGCCCTTGCCTCCTTCTGCGTCGAGGATTTCAGCCTCAGTGGCCTGGAGCGGATCACGCTGGCCGATGTGCAGCAGCGACTGCAGGACCTCTACGAGCTGACCCGCTTTGAGATCGATTTGGCCTGA
- a CDS encoding ATP-binding cassette domain-containing protein, which translates to MIQVRNLTVEFSQPDGSRVRAVDGVSLDIREGELVGLIGPNGCGKSTLVRCLNGLVRPTAGRVLVDGLDTEDPRHLIEIRRRVGMVFQNPDNQMVATSVEREIAFGLENLGVPREEMHRRVEEALDRFDLRAYRHQPPHLLSGGEKQRLAIASVVALRPRYLILDEPTSVLDPPGRAQVLKLVRELVEEDPQRAIVFITQFPEEVESFPRLLVMHQGRVVLDGEPKGIFARVDMLLRIGLEPPVEYLAEQIWAATPWGAREKDAGTRTSEANGESRSTAAGHS; encoded by the coding sequence ATGATCCAGGTGCGCAACCTTACGGTGGAGTTCTCGCAGCCGGACGGTTCTCGCGTCCGGGCCGTAGACGGCGTCAGCCTCGACATCCGCGAGGGCGAGCTGGTGGGTCTGATCGGACCGAACGGGTGTGGCAAAAGCACCCTCGTCCGCTGCCTGAACGGATTGGTGCGCCCTACCGCCGGGCGTGTGCTTGTGGACGGATTGGACACCGAGGATCCTCGCCACCTCATCGAGATCCGGAGACGGGTGGGGATGGTGTTCCAGAACCCTGACAACCAGATGGTGGCCACAAGTGTCGAGAGGGAGATCGCCTTCGGGTTGGAAAATTTGGGCGTCCCTCGGGAGGAGATGCACCGGCGGGTGGAGGAAGCCCTGGATCGCTTTGACCTTCGGGCCTACCGGCATCAGCCCCCTCACCTCTTGAGCGGCGGGGAGAAGCAGCGCCTGGCCATTGCCAGCGTGGTGGCCCTGCGCCCTCGCTACCTCATCCTGGACGAACCCACGTCCGTGCTCGATCCCCCCGGCCGCGCGCAGGTCCTCAAGCTCGTGCGAGAGCTCGTGGAGGAGGATCCGCAGCGCGCCATCGTTTTCATCACCCAGTTCCCCGAGGAGGTCGAATCGTTTCCGCGTCTGCTCGTGATGCACCAGGGCCGCGTGGTCCTGGATGGCGAGCCTAAAGGAATCTTCGCCCGGGTCGATATGCTACTCAGGATCGGCCTGGAGCCGCCCGTGGAGTACCTCGCGGAGCAGATCTGGGCCGCAACCCCCTGGGGTGCGAGAGAGAAAGACGCAGGGACGAGGACCTCTGAGGCAAATGGCGAATCCAGGTCCACAGCAGCCGGACACTCGTAA
- the pilM gene encoding pilus assembly protein PilM gives MANPGPQQPDTRKAAIPQVNKGARGESYPGGENFADIEWLLRASPGPPEEPIFEDADEAREEPAPLLSPVHIDPESLHASEKQLRELLEFLGLEEAIPSETEVSSLVEPAESGAGDLSEAQLESPPLPDFDLMEGTPAPTEGQDPLADVLIPQESSDDSESFIRDVLEDLLPPDAEQVLSSFEGLGEPESEKAPTPSRESPSAEEARGAPDSVAPLPSSGRRAVDDFLAALELAPDPGLPEGTGPDAPPQPILPRAEDSEGQEPRGSVTAAASGPAERPPEAELPPEIGLEEIAQRFETAWADAEASEATEDSVEIVLHQDVPRPGILHRLGFREVDRRLGIDIGSSEITFVCLAKRGRRYDLEAYGILPFRRLGETGDASGAILRTLQSILAERQIRQAPVEASVQIAETAVRILELPKLPRKETLRAISWTLRKDLPFPAEEAEMVFRPMAEGSSKRQTLLVVAAERENLLKHARLLQAAGAHLSGIYSASVALFELFRRTKLLRSDACQVLVNIGTLHTQILFIQNGRLAFERTITTALDDFLGALTETLFYEGQSRSLGQREAFWILRRYGVAGFGAGETTTDGVPLNDIAISVRPVLEKFTSELSRSLDYFRSKFGVTSFERIWVCGIGATVLNLSRILESETGLPTSCFHPFLPETGLPIHSSLEGLDEYAPSLVVPLGLALGPAQELNLLPRHLRRSRSIQYAHKALAYGALFGLLGMGLLSGIVRYDKTIEQNELAAVRDQYEALVRHQEELQRLQQIWTRIGRDLKGLQEALPSEPLLPLYLHALSKLTPAKIALTSVEIVEREEAVQQMRQVVSDDALAFVRLKGVVLPDPPREGTHLAHFLVALRTCGLFANVRVEENRPSENSRIGAEFSIIAEIPKGIAP, from the coding sequence ATGGCGAATCCAGGTCCACAGCAGCCGGACACTCGTAAAGCAGCAATTCCGCAGGTCAACAAGGGGGCCCGGGGAGAGAGCTATCCGGGGGGCGAAAACTTTGCGGACATCGAGTGGCTGCTGCGAGCATCCCCGGGGCCTCCCGAGGAGCCGATCTTCGAGGACGCCGACGAGGCCCGCGAAGAACCCGCTCCCCTCCTTTCTCCGGTCCATATCGACCCGGAAAGTCTCCACGCCTCCGAAAAGCAGCTGCGCGAGTTGCTTGAGTTCCTGGGGCTGGAGGAGGCGATTCCCTCCGAGACGGAAGTGTCCTCCCTGGTCGAGCCGGCTGAGTCGGGGGCCGGTGATCTCTCCGAGGCCCAGCTGGAGAGCCCTCCCCTCCCAGACTTTGACCTAATGGAGGGAACACCCGCTCCGACCGAAGGCCAAGACCCGTTAGCCGATGTCCTGATCCCTCAGGAATCCTCCGACGACTCCGAGTCCTTCATTCGGGACGTATTGGAGGATCTCCTTCCGCCTGACGCCGAGCAGGTTCTGTCGAGCTTCGAAGGGCTCGGCGAGCCGGAAAGCGAAAAAGCTCCCACCCCGTCGAGGGAGTCCCCTTCGGCCGAGGAGGCGAGAGGAGCTCCGGACTCCGTCGCCCCGCTGCCAAGCTCGGGACGACGTGCTGTGGACGATTTCCTGGCCGCGCTGGAGCTTGCGCCGGACCCGGGTCTCCCGGAAGGAACCGGACCCGATGCTCCGCCCCAGCCCATTCTGCCCCGAGCTGAGGATTCGGAGGGACAAGAGCCACGGGGTTCTGTGACCGCAGCGGCCTCAGGCCCGGCGGAACGACCGCCGGAGGCAGAGCTGCCCCCTGAGATCGGCCTGGAGGAAATTGCGCAGCGGTTCGAGACCGCGTGGGCCGACGCCGAAGCCAGCGAAGCCACGGAAGATTCGGTCGAGATTGTTCTCCACCAGGACGTTCCGCGCCCGGGGATCCTGCACCGGTTGGGCTTCCGGGAGGTAGATCGACGCCTCGGGATTGACATTGGCAGCAGCGAGATCACCTTCGTCTGCCTGGCCAAGAGGGGCCGGCGCTACGACCTGGAGGCCTATGGCATCCTTCCCTTCCGCCGCCTGGGGGAAACCGGCGATGCCTCCGGCGCCATCTTGCGGACCCTGCAAAGCATCCTCGCCGAACGGCAGATTCGCCAGGCTCCGGTGGAAGCGAGCGTGCAGATTGCGGAGACGGCCGTCCGCATTCTCGAATTGCCCAAGCTCCCGCGCAAGGAAACCCTACGGGCCATCTCCTGGACCCTGAGAAAGGACCTGCCCTTCCCCGCCGAGGAGGCGGAGATGGTCTTTCGCCCCATGGCCGAGGGCTCCTCAAAGAGGCAAACGCTCCTGGTCGTAGCCGCGGAGCGGGAAAACCTGCTGAAGCATGCCCGCCTCTTGCAAGCAGCAGGCGCCCACCTCTCAGGCATCTATTCCGCTTCGGTCGCCCTGTTCGAGCTTTTCCGCCGCACCAAGCTCCTGCGCTCCGACGCCTGCCAGGTACTGGTGAACATCGGCACCCTTCACACGCAGATTCTCTTTATTCAGAACGGTCGACTGGCTTTCGAGCGAACGATCACCACGGCCCTGGACGATTTTCTAGGTGCCCTTACCGAAACCCTCTTCTACGAGGGGCAGAGCCGGTCGCTCGGGCAACGGGAGGCCTTCTGGATCCTGCGACGCTACGGGGTAGCAGGCTTTGGCGCCGGCGAAACGACGACGGACGGCGTCCCGCTGAACGACATTGCCATCTCCGTTCGGCCCGTGCTCGAGAAGTTCACCAGCGAACTCAGCCGTTCGCTCGACTACTTCCGAAGCAAATTCGGCGTCACCTCGTTTGAGCGGATCTGGGTGTGTGGGATCGGGGCCACCGTCCTGAACCTGAGTCGCATCCTGGAGAGCGAGACGGGACTGCCTACCTCCTGCTTCCATCCGTTTCTGCCGGAGACCGGGCTCCCGATCCACTCCTCCCTGGAGGGGCTGGACGAGTACGCCCCCTCCTTGGTGGTACCGCTTGGGCTTGCCCTCGGGCCTGCCCAGGAGCTGAACCTCTTGCCCCGCCACCTGCGGCGAAGCCGGAGCATCCAGTACGCGCACAAAGCCCTCGCCTACGGTGCGCTCTTCGGTCTCCTGGGAATGGGCCTCCTTTCCGGCATCGTCCGGTACGACAAGACCATCGAGCAAAATGAGCTGGCTGCGGTCCGGGATCAGTACGAAGCCCTGGTACGACACCAAGAAGAGCTCCAGCGCTTGCAGCAGATCTGGACCCGGATCGGTCGGGACTTGAAGGGGCTCCAGGAGGCGCTGCCTTCGGAGCCGCTCCTGCCCCTCTACCTCCACGCGCTCTCCAAATTGACCCCTGCTAAGATCGCCCTGACCAGCGTCGAAATTGTGGAGCGCGAGGAGGCAGTCCAGCAGATGCGGCAGGTGGTGAGCGACGACGCACTGGCCTTCGTGCGGCTCAAGGGAGTCGTCCTCCCCGACCCTCCCCGCGAGGGCACCCATTTGGCCCATTTCCTGGTGGCCTTGCGCACCTGCGGCCTCTTCGCCAACGTGCGGGTGGAGGAAAACCGACCCAGTGAGAATTCGCGGATCGGCGCCGAATTCTCGATCATTGCCGAAATACCGAAGGGGATAGCGCCTTGA
- the pilO gene encoding type 4a pilus biogenesis protein PilO: MKKPRWDNPWVRIGSIAAIELVVILGWYVLYFHPARRQVHHLREQRNLLRNKVHAAEVAAIQVQQLQARIDSVQREISAVRHRLVALQSLDEVVARLAEHARARGFSFTSVEPDYRVLVEGKFEGPVGKLPVRIQGTGQFFAVGQFLDTLGELDFLFEPTGTTLQYDPSLYPKLRVYLSGVLYLRGSEFPEAGETSGAIGQM; this comes from the coding sequence TTGAAGAAGCCGCGTTGGGACAACCCGTGGGTTCGAATCGGCTCGATTGCGGCCATCGAGCTCGTCGTGATTCTGGGCTGGTACGTCCTCTACTTCCATCCTGCGAGGCGTCAGGTCCATCACCTGCGCGAGCAGCGAAATCTGCTTCGAAACAAGGTGCACGCCGCCGAAGTGGCCGCCATCCAGGTGCAGCAGCTGCAGGCGCGGATCGACAGCGTGCAACGCGAAATCAGCGCCGTTCGCCATCGCCTCGTCGCGCTTCAGAGTCTCGACGAAGTCGTGGCCAGGCTGGCCGAACACGCCCGTGCCCGCGGCTTCTCCTTCACCTCCGTCGAACCCGACTACCGCGTGCTGGTGGAGGGAAAGTTCGAGGGCCCCGTGGGGAAGTTGCCCGTCCGGATCCAGGGGACCGGACAGTTCTTTGCGGTCGGACAGTTTCTGGACACTCTGGGAGAGCTCGACTTCCTGTTCGAACCTACAGGGACTACGCTTCAGTACGATCCCAGCCTCTACCCGAAGTTGAGGGTGTATCTTTCGGGGGTGCTCTATCTTCGGGGTTCTGAGTTCCCTGAGGCTGGCGAAACCTCGGGCGCAATTGGCCAGATGTAG
- a CDS encoding secretin and TonB N-terminal domain-containing protein: MDSKRAQGWRFGALAALALACTAGTATAQARLQAIVPVQPQTFHLQISHLTTYSSQADPSGRNWALLLHRTRSEVGWEKQAFDEGLVSVIEVHPVRQEPPATAVVFRLRSPGLLRVECVPSGMRVTFVDPSNDTTSRPNHVEVPRTRPPEPQQELQSLQERLAQGRLISLDVFDAEISNVLRMLGRQSGVNIVAGSDVTGKITVSLHDVTLDQALENILKANGYTYVIDGDVIRVKKVDQLGLGEMATKVYRLRYIDARALRDAVAEVLSPNAKVFVFSTNFQSGGSAGPTGPAAGQTTRSGTGLQAARRSSVLIVTDLVDNIRHVDRIVEALDIPSPQVMIEAKLIELSPGQTGSLGIDWTKAITVSLYGDRLGEGGTTRPYSALADLPHGKIRYATLSASEFAAVLNYLRENTQSKLISNPRIIAADNEESVISVGETFPVPQINRGVGGQGDIVTFEYKDVNISLRVTPHVSGDQTITMFVNPVIEEVTGEVVIDKNRAPITSKRSVETVVTVKDGETVVIGGLIKENRSETVSKIWLLGDIPLLGHLFRNKKTERKQTDLLIFLTPHILGAP, translated from the coding sequence ATGGACTCGAAGAGAGCACAGGGTTGGAGGTTCGGCGCGCTTGCCGCGTTGGCGCTCGCGTGCACAGCCGGAACAGCCACCGCCCAAGCGAGGTTGCAGGCCATCGTGCCGGTCCAACCGCAGACCTTCCATCTGCAGATCAGCCATCTCACAACCTACAGCAGCCAGGCAGACCCCTCTGGTCGGAACTGGGCGCTTCTGCTTCACCGCACACGGAGCGAGGTCGGTTGGGAGAAACAGGCGTTCGACGAGGGGCTTGTCTCGGTCATCGAGGTTCACCCCGTGCGGCAGGAACCTCCTGCCACAGCAGTGGTTTTTCGCCTCCGGTCCCCGGGATTGCTCCGGGTGGAGTGTGTCCCCTCGGGAATGAGAGTGACCTTCGTCGACCCATCGAACGACACCACAAGCCGCCCAAATCACGTGGAAGTGCCGCGCACACGGCCTCCCGAGCCACAGCAAGAATTGCAGAGCCTGCAGGAGAGGCTCGCTCAGGGCCGGTTGATCTCCCTGGACGTGTTCGACGCCGAGATCAGCAACGTCCTGAGGATGCTGGGCCGGCAAAGCGGGGTCAATATCGTCGCCGGAAGCGACGTGACGGGCAAGATCACGGTGAGCCTGCACGACGTCACTCTGGACCAGGCCCTGGAGAACATCCTCAAGGCCAACGGCTACACCTACGTCATTGATGGCGATGTGATCCGCGTAAAGAAGGTGGATCAGCTGGGTCTGGGCGAAATGGCCACAAAGGTCTACCGGCTCCGCTACATCGACGCCCGGGCCCTTCGGGACGCGGTAGCCGAAGTGCTTTCGCCGAACGCCAAGGTCTTCGTGTTCTCCACGAACTTCCAGAGCGGCGGCTCTGCAGGACCCACAGGCCCGGCGGCCGGGCAGACAACGCGCTCCGGAACCGGCCTGCAGGCGGCCCGACGCTCCAGCGTACTCATTGTCACTGACCTCGTGGACAATATCCGGCACGTGGATCGGATTGTGGAAGCGTTGGACATCCCCTCGCCGCAGGTGATGATCGAGGCCAAGCTGATCGAACTGAGCCCCGGACAGACCGGGAGTCTGGGGATCGACTGGACGAAGGCCATCACCGTGAGCCTGTACGGAGACAGGCTGGGAGAGGGGGGGACGACGCGACCGTACTCTGCCTTGGCCGATCTACCGCACGGGAAAATCCGATACGCGACCCTCTCGGCCTCGGAATTTGCCGCCGTCCTGAACTATCTGCGGGAAAACACGCAGTCCAAGCTCATCTCCAATCCCCGAATCATCGCCGCCGACAACGAGGAATCGGTGATCAGCGTCGGCGAGACCTTCCCCGTGCCTCAGATCAACCGGGGCGTCGGAGGCCAGGGGGATATCGTCACCTTCGAGTACAAGGACGTCAACATCTCGCTGCGGGTGACCCCGCACGTCTCCGGCGACCAGACGATCACCATGTTCGTGAACCCCGTGATCGAAGAAGTGACCGGCGAGGTGGTCATCGACAAGAACCGGGCCCCCATCACCTCGAAGCGATCGGTGGAGACGGTGGTCACCGTGAAGGACGGGGAGACGGTGGTGATCGGAGGGCTGATCAAAGAGAACCGCTCCGAGACGGTGAGCAAGATCTGGCTGCTCGGCGACATCCCGTTGCTTGGCCATTTGTTCCGGAACAAGAAGACGGAGCGGAAACAGACAGACCTGCTCATTTTCTTGACCCCTCACATCCTGGGGGCGCCTTAG
- a CDS encoding type IV pilus twitching motility protein PilT codes for MDKVVLDKLLALAVGQQASDIHLSAGCPPILRIHGRLRRLKADPIPPEAMASLLDSLLTEAQREQYHRDLQIDLAYEVPGVGRFRCNAYRQSRGDALALRVIPERIPVLEQLGAPAVLASFARLRKGLVLVTGPTGSGKSTTLAALIDRINEERHDHIITIEDPIEYVHRPKNCLINQRELGSHTRSFADALRAALREDPDVILVGEMRDLETIALALTAAETGHLVFSTLHTINAPETVNRVVDVFPAAQQAQIRSLFANCVAGVISQCLLPRKDGKGRVAAFEVMVATTAVRNLIREAKSHQLPSVIQTSGDVGMQTMEQAIQKLVDQGLVDPAEARSYLAPTDSLRKANAA; via the coding sequence ATGGACAAGGTCGTTCTCGACAAGCTCCTGGCGCTTGCGGTAGGCCAGCAGGCCAGCGATATCCACCTTTCTGCAGGTTGCCCCCCCATTTTGCGGATTCACGGAAGGCTGCGTCGTCTGAAGGCCGATCCGATTCCTCCGGAGGCCATGGCGAGCCTTCTGGACTCGCTGCTCACCGAGGCGCAGCGAGAGCAGTACCATCGCGATCTGCAGATCGACCTGGCCTACGAGGTGCCGGGGGTGGGACGCTTCCGCTGCAACGCCTATCGGCAATCCCGCGGCGACGCCCTGGCCCTTCGGGTCATCCCGGAACGCATCCCGGTCCTCGAGCAGCTCGGCGCTCCGGCCGTCCTCGCCTCGTTTGCCCGTCTGCGCAAGGGGTTGGTTCTGGTCACAGGGCCGACCGGTTCCGGCAAGTCCACTACCCTGGCGGCCTTGATCGACCGCATCAATGAGGAGCGACACGACCACATCATCACGATTGAAGACCCCATCGAGTACGTCCATCGCCCGAAGAACTGCCTGATCAACCAGCGGGAGCTTGGGTCACACACCCGCTCCTTCGCCGATGCCCTGCGCGCCGCTTTGCGGGAGGACCCTGACGTCATCCTCGTGGGCGAGATGCGAGATCTGGAGACCATCGCCCTGGCCCTCACGGCCGCAGAGACGGGTCACCTCGTGTTTTCCACCCTGCACACCATCAACGCCCCCGAGACGGTCAACCGCGTGGTGGACGTATTCCCAGCCGCCCAGCAGGCTCAAATCCGCTCCCTCTTCGCCAACTGTGTCGCGGGGGTGATCTCGCAGTGCCTTCTTCCGCGGAAGGACGGAAAAGGGCGGGTGGCTGCCTTTGAGGTCATGGTGGCCACCACCGCCGTCCGAAACCTCATCCGGGAGGCCAAGAGCCATCAGCTCCCCTCGGTCATCCAGACCAGCGGCGACGTGGGGATGCAAACCATGGAACAGGCGATCCAGAAGTTGGTGGACCAGGGCCTGGTGGACCCGGCCGAAGCCCGCTCTTACCTTGCCCCAACCGACAGCTTGCGGAAGGCCAACGCCGCCTGA